Proteins encoded in a region of the Natronorubrum halophilum genome:
- a CDS encoding glutamate-cysteine ligase family protein yields MNTSIEVEYWVIDTDGELASPGALADISEQTEREFVEPLFELKTPPCETMTELRTTFVEQLDTVLSRAAAADKRLVPLGTPINCDSIDRRPDERGRIQKAVIGERFDYAKYCAGTHIHIEKRNVTDQLNTLIALDAALGLVNSSPYFHGERIANSARAHCYRKESYDEYPKHGQLWHYVETVGEWRRRLEDRYDEFKRAALEEGIDESAVEEHFSPDDVVWTPVRLRDAMPTVEWRSPDTALPSQVLRLTDELETVMERLHHTNVEIETDSDPRNTGHVSSDGIVLPEFDVACDLAEAAIYDGLESTDVARYLGRMGFSVEEYHPLSTRIDGRQYVTTSDARDVRLEYASRLEEDVDELVQSMNADSERGR; encoded by the coding sequence ATGAATACGAGCATCGAAGTCGAGTACTGGGTGATCGATACCGACGGCGAACTCGCGTCACCGGGCGCGCTCGCCGATATCTCCGAACAGACCGAACGGGAGTTCGTCGAACCGCTGTTCGAGTTGAAAACACCGCCGTGCGAGACGATGACTGAACTCCGAACGACGTTCGTCGAGCAACTCGACACCGTCCTCTCGCGAGCGGCGGCCGCGGACAAGCGACTCGTTCCGCTGGGGACGCCGATCAACTGCGATTCGATCGACCGTCGCCCCGACGAACGCGGCCGCATACAGAAGGCGGTGATCGGCGAGCGCTTCGACTACGCCAAGTACTGCGCCGGGACCCACATCCACATCGAGAAGCGAAATGTTACCGATCAGCTCAACACGCTCATCGCCCTGGACGCCGCGCTCGGACTGGTCAACTCCTCGCCGTACTTTCACGGCGAACGAATCGCTAACAGCGCTCGCGCCCACTGTTATCGGAAGGAAAGTTACGATGAGTATCCCAAACACGGTCAGCTCTGGCACTACGTAGAGACCGTCGGCGAGTGGCGTCGCCGCCTCGAGGATCGCTACGACGAGTTCAAACGAGCCGCACTCGAGGAAGGGATCGACGAAAGCGCGGTCGAGGAACACTTCTCACCCGACGACGTGGTCTGGACGCCGGTCCGACTGCGCGATGCGATGCCGACGGTCGAGTGGCGCTCGCCCGATACGGCGCTGCCGAGCCAGGTGCTCCGGCTGACCGACGAACTCGAGACGGTGATGGAGCGCCTGCACCACACCAACGTCGAAATCGAGACCGACAGCGATCCCAGAAACACCGGGCACGTTTCGAGCGACGGGATCGTCCTCCCCGAGTTCGACGTCGCGTGCGACCTCGCCGAAGCGGCGATCTACGACGGTCTCGAGTCGACCGACGTCGCGCGCTATCTCGGTCGCATGGGCTTTTCCGTCGAGGAGTACCACCCGCTTTCGACGCGGATCGACGGTCGCCAGTACGTGACGACCAGCGATGCGCGAGACGTGCGTCTGGAGTATGCGAGCCGACTCGAGGAGGACGTCGACGAACTCGTCCAGTCGATGAACGCCGACAGCGAGCGGGGTCGTTAG
- a CDS encoding DUF6789 family protein, translating into MSLSNRLRRLRSTSESKEGPRAMAEQSRAEHAAYAAIRGLQAGFVATIIMTAFRLPILRSLPPSANFYSQYVSGGDPEDHPVAGLLLHFVYGIQAGAIFGALFALQDAERSIEPEQRGIVWGSIYGMALSAFGSQIMLKEVLDIRLDTDELALFHAGHLVYGLSLGAWVGSRTEGVDDPEEEYEYDNGN; encoded by the coding sequence ATGTCGCTATCCAACCGATTACGACGGCTGCGGTCGACAAGCGAATCCAAAGAGGGCCCCAGAGCGATGGCCGAGCAGTCACGGGCGGAGCACGCCGCCTACGCGGCGATCCGCGGATTGCAGGCGGGATTCGTTGCGACGATCATCATGACGGCGTTCCGGCTGCCGATTCTGCGGTCGCTGCCGCCGTCGGCGAACTTCTACTCGCAGTACGTCTCCGGCGGCGATCCGGAGGACCATCCGGTCGCCGGGCTTCTCTTACACTTCGTTTACGGAATTCAGGCGGGTGCGATCTTCGGGGCGCTGTTCGCGCTGCAGGATGCGGAACGATCGATCGAACCCGAACAACGCGGGATCGTCTGGGGATCGATCTACGGGATGGCCCTCTCCGCGTTCGGCTCGCAGATCATGCTGAAAGAAGTACTCGACATTCGTCTGGACACCGACGAACTCGCGCTGTTCCACGCCGGACACCTCGTTTACGGACTCTCGCTCGGTGCGTGGGTTGGTTCCCGAACCGAAGGTGTCGACGATCCCGAGGAAGAATACGAGTACGACAACGGTAACTAA
- a CDS encoding Gfo/Idh/MocA family protein, translated as MNFGVLSTAGIARKAFLPAVEATDHTVTAVASRDLESARALANEFAIDGRYEGYADLIERADVDALYIPLPNALHAEWTKRAADAGVDVLCEKPLAVDADEARDVVDYCADRDVTLMEAFMYRYHPRTERAIELAREELEDIRSVTSAFKFPLFGRPDDIRLSEELVGGSLMDVGCYPVSLVRQFLGEPERAYANADDSRGSGVDTELAGILEYDNGASARVASGFDTQEIQRYRVEARNGWLEVENAFNPPADEPLTLEYRIDGRRGVETFDPVDQYRLEVEAFVSSVESGRRPRTDGDEAIANMRVIDAIAESAESEQAVEVEGYSGH; from the coding sequence ATGAATTTCGGCGTCCTCAGTACGGCGGGTATCGCGCGGAAGGCGTTTCTCCCGGCCGTCGAAGCCACCGACCACACCGTGACCGCCGTCGCCTCCCGCGACCTCGAGTCGGCGCGGGCGCTCGCAAACGAGTTCGCGATCGACGGCCGCTACGAGGGGTACGCGGACCTGATCGAGCGCGCGGACGTCGACGCGCTGTACATCCCGCTTCCCAACGCTCTGCACGCCGAGTGGACGAAGCGGGCGGCCGACGCCGGCGTCGACGTGCTCTGTGAGAAACCGCTGGCGGTCGACGCCGACGAGGCGCGCGACGTCGTCGACTACTGCGCCGACCGCGATGTGACGCTCATGGAAGCGTTCATGTACCGGTACCATCCGCGAACCGAACGGGCCATCGAACTGGCCCGCGAGGAACTCGAGGACATCCGCTCCGTGACGAGCGCGTTCAAGTTCCCGCTGTTCGGTCGGCCGGACGACATCCGACTGTCCGAAGAACTCGTCGGCGGCAGCCTGATGGACGTCGGCTGTTATCCCGTCTCCCTCGTCCGGCAGTTCCTCGGCGAACCCGAACGGGCCTACGCGAACGCGGACGATTCGCGGGGATCGGGCGTCGATACGGAACTGGCGGGGATTCTGGAGTACGACAATGGGGCGTCCGCGCGCGTCGCCTCCGGCTTCGACACGCAGGAGATCCAGCGCTACCGCGTGGAGGCCCGAAACGGCTGGCTCGAGGTCGAAAACGCCTTCAACCCGCCGGCGGACGAGCCACTGACGCTCGAGTATCGAATCGACGGTCGACGCGGCGTCGAGACGTTCGACCCGGTCGATCAGTACCGACTCGAGGTCGAGGCGTTCGTCTCGAGCGTCGAGAGCGGGCGTCGGCCGCGGACGGACGGCGACGAAGCGATCGCGAATATGCGGGTTATCGACGCGATAGCCGAGAGCGCCGAGTCCGAGCAAGCGGTCGAGGTCGAGGGGTATAGTGGCCACTGA
- the larE gene encoding ATP-dependent sacrificial sulfur transferase LarE, with translation MTTVETKLEAAREDLAGRDGVLVAFSGGVDSSVVAALAHDALGADAVACTAKSETLPEAELEEARRVAEEIGIRHEIVSFSELESDDFVENDDDRCYHCRTMRLGEMLETAREFGIETVCDGTNADDPGAGHRPGLQAVDELEVHSPLLAHDVSKAEVREIADSYGLSVADKPSMACLSSRIPTGLEVTEDRLTRVERAEALLRQWGFEQFRVRDHDGLARIEVAPDELERTLQLEFVETVRAELAELGFDHVTLDLHGYRTGSVSPEGTTADEGENEQADAIERKTETASDDPLVEDVFAAESRTDD, from the coding sequence ATGACTACGGTCGAGACGAAACTCGAGGCTGCCCGCGAGGACCTCGCGGGACGCGACGGAGTGCTCGTGGCCTTCTCCGGCGGGGTCGACTCGAGCGTCGTGGCCGCGCTCGCCCACGACGCCCTCGGGGCGGACGCGGTCGCTTGCACCGCAAAGAGCGAGACCTTACCCGAAGCCGAACTCGAGGAGGCGAGACGGGTCGCCGAGGAGATCGGAATTCGCCACGAAATCGTCTCCTTCTCCGAACTCGAGAGCGACGACTTCGTCGAGAACGACGACGATCGCTGCTATCACTGCCGGACGATGCGACTCGGCGAGATGCTCGAAACGGCCCGCGAGTTCGGGATCGAAACGGTCTGTGACGGCACCAACGCGGACGATCCGGGGGCGGGCCATCGCCCCGGCCTGCAGGCGGTCGACGAACTCGAGGTTCACTCGCCGCTGCTAGCCCACGACGTCTCGAAGGCGGAGGTCCGCGAGATCGCCGACTCCTACGGTCTCTCGGTGGCGGACAAACCGTCGATGGCGTGTCTGTCCTCGCGCATTCCGACGGGTCTCGAAGTCACCGAGGACCGACTGACCAGGGTCGAACGAGCCGAGGCGCTGCTCCGACAGTGGGGTTTCGAGCAGTTTCGCGTCCGCGATCACGACGGTCTCGCGCGTATCGAGGTCGCACCCGACGAACTCGAGCGGACGCTGCAACTCGAGTTCGTCGAGACGGTTCGAGCGGAACTCGCGGAACTGGGCTTCGATCACGTGACGCTGGACTTACACGGCTACCGGACCGGAAGCGTGAGCCCGGAGGGAACGACCGCTGACGAGGGCGAAAACGAGCAGGCGGACGCGATCGAACGCAAGACCGAGACCGCGAGCGACGACCCGCTCGTCGAGGACGTCTTCGCCGCCGAGTCACGGACCGACGACTGA
- a CDS encoding nitrite/sulfite reductase, protein MVHKKEDQKEDCYGDEVHEHILEFAENGGYEAIPEDERDTWFTRFKFWGLFHQRSGQESYFMMRLTNASGILDPGQLRVIGEVAREYATGPVENPEFGNGWIDLTTRQSVQLHWLKLEDVPEIWEKLESKGVHSRSSGGDTMRNISGSALHGKVEEYVESGPLLERFEEELRGDDALANMPRKFNISVTGSTSGCAQDSLNDIGFEPARKEIGGETVKGFNVRVGGGMGGRQPRAATPLDIFVRPENAYEVGRAFVQLYHDEGGRTNRSKNRARFFADDWGMEKIRETMQEEYVDFEMHTAGEDFRDEYTYNAGRPTDEGKHDHVGVYDQKQDGLNYVGLSVPVGRLPAEDAIGLADLADEYGSGELRLTRRQNPVIVDVHDDDLEDLLAEPLLSAYPPEPSPFERGAMACTGTEFCSIALTETKGRMARMLRWFNENVDLPDDVGKIKMHYSGCTADCGQAMTADIGLQGMRARKDGEMVEAFDIGVGGGVGENPSFVEWIQQRVPADEAPGAIRNLLEAFAAHREEGQTFRQWVEAVGTEQLVEFCEPEETDFEAPYMDDAKQSWYPFAESESAAAAANEESVAPSDD, encoded by the coding sequence ATGGTGCACAAGAAAGAAGACCAGAAGGAAGACTGCTACGGCGACGAGGTCCACGAACACATCCTCGAGTTCGCCGAGAACGGCGGCTACGAGGCGATTCCCGAGGACGAACGCGACACCTGGTTCACTCGGTTCAAGTTCTGGGGGCTGTTCCACCAGCGCAGCGGACAGGAGTCGTACTTCATGATGCGCCTGACCAACGCCAGCGGCATCCTCGACCCGGGCCAATTGCGCGTCATCGGCGAGGTCGCTCGCGAGTACGCCACGGGGCCCGTCGAGAACCCCGAGTTCGGCAACGGCTGGATCGACCTCACGACTCGCCAATCCGTCCAACTCCACTGGCTCAAACTCGAGGACGTCCCCGAAATCTGGGAGAAACTCGAGTCGAAGGGCGTCCACTCGCGCTCGTCGGGCGGCGATACGATGCGAAACATCTCGGGGTCGGCGCTCCACGGGAAAGTCGAGGAGTACGTCGAGTCCGGGCCGCTGCTCGAGCGCTTCGAGGAGGAGCTTCGCGGCGACGACGCGCTCGCGAACATGCCCCGAAAGTTCAACATCAGCGTGACCGGGTCGACGTCCGGCTGCGCGCAGGACTCGCTCAACGATATTGGGTTCGAGCCGGCTCGCAAAGAGATCGGCGGCGAGACGGTCAAGGGCTTCAACGTGCGCGTCGGCGGTGGTATGGGCGGTCGCCAGCCCCGCGCCGCCACACCGCTGGATATCTTCGTCCGTCCCGAGAACGCCTACGAGGTCGGCCGCGCGTTCGTCCAACTCTACCACGACGAGGGCGGCCGAACGAACCGTTCGAAGAACCGAGCCCGCTTCTTCGCCGACGACTGGGGAATGGAGAAGATCCGCGAGACGATGCAGGAGGAGTACGTCGACTTCGAAATGCACACTGCGGGCGAGGACTTCCGCGACGAATACACGTACAACGCCGGCCGCCCCACCGACGAGGGCAAACACGATCACGTCGGCGTCTACGACCAGAAACAGGACGGGCTCAACTACGTCGGGCTGAGCGTGCCGGTCGGACGCCTCCCCGCCGAAGACGCGATCGGACTCGCCGATCTGGCCGACGAGTACGGCTCCGGAGAACTTCGACTTACTCGCCGTCAGAATCCGGTCATCGTCGACGTCCACGACGACGACCTCGAGGACCTGCTCGCGGAACCGCTCCTTTCCGCGTATCCGCCAGAGCCCAGCCCGTTCGAGCGCGGTGCGATGGCCTGTACGGGAACGGAGTTCTGCTCGATCGCGCTCACCGAGACGAAAGGCCGGATGGCTCGGATGCTGCGCTGGTTCAACGAGAACGTCGACCTGCCCGACGACGTCGGCAAGATCAAGATGCACTACTCGGGCTGTACGGCCGACTGCGGGCAGGCGATGACCGCCGACATCGGCTTACAGGGTATGCGCGCCCGGAAGGACGGCGAGATGGTCGAGGCCTTCGATATCGGCGTCGGCGGCGGCGTCGGCGAGAACCCGTCGTTCGTCGAGTGGATCCAACAGCGCGTCCCCGCGGACGAAGCCCCCGGTGCGATTCGGAACCTGCTCGAGGCCTTTGCGGCCCACCGCGAGGAGGGGCAGACGTTCCGCCAGTGGGTCGAGGCGGTCGGAACCGAACAGCTCGTCGAGTTCTGCGAACCCGAGGAAACGGACTTCGAAGCGCCGTACATGGACGACGCCAAGCAGTCGTGGTACCCCTTCGCCGAGAGCGAATCCGCGGCGGCTGCGGCGAACGAGGAATCCGTCGCCCCCTCGGACGACTAA
- a CDS encoding MFS transporter: MSERSASRSVGSEAPAVRGSPRQGVASAKFGFFVGFAGVVLFGPVASEFEGAMGLSGLLLGLLVAAPQLTGSLLRIPFGAWVENAGAKKPFLILLGLSVVGMGGLLVLLVTAYPDDLTIAHYPVVFLFGSLSGCGIATFSVGTAQTSYWYSTDEQGTVLALFGGLGNSSPGIFTLIFPVALAGVGLTNAYLAWFVFLVIGTGIYARYAVDAPYFQYVTRGIDEREARGYAEARGQELFPSGDTMGSVRRAASIPRTWILVALFFTSFGGFLALTVWYPSYWSSLHGLDARTAGPLTAASFTLLSALVRAGGAISDRFGGEATAIASFGTIAIATAILIVARNFSLALAATVLLGAGMGVGSAAVFQLVPRYVPDTVGGASGLIGGLGAFGGFVVPPVLGLFVDFQGASGYATGFVVYLVLSIVALGLSSMLYRATPTPTPGSSVPADD; encoded by the coding sequence ATGAGCGAACGATCGGCGTCGCGTTCCGTCGGGAGCGAGGCACCCGCCGTCCGGGGGAGTCCGCGTCAGGGTGTCGCCTCCGCAAAGTTCGGTTTCTTCGTCGGCTTCGCCGGCGTCGTCCTCTTCGGTCCCGTGGCCTCCGAGTTCGAAGGTGCGATGGGGCTCTCGGGGCTGCTGCTCGGCCTACTCGTCGCTGCACCGCAGCTAACCGGCTCGTTGCTTCGCATCCCTTTCGGCGCGTGGGTCGAGAACGCGGGCGCAAAAAAGCCGTTTCTGATCCTGCTGGGGCTGTCGGTCGTCGGAATGGGTGGCCTGTTGGTTCTCCTGGTGACGGCCTACCCCGACGACTTGACGATTGCCCACTACCCGGTCGTGTTTCTGTTCGGCTCGCTTTCCGGTTGCGGCATCGCGACGTTCTCCGTCGGAACTGCCCAGACGTCGTACTGGTACTCGACCGACGAGCAGGGAACCGTGCTCGCGCTCTTTGGCGGGCTCGGTAACAGCTCGCCGGGAATTTTCACGCTCATCTTTCCCGTTGCCCTCGCCGGAGTCGGCCTGACGAACGCGTACCTCGCGTGGTTCGTCTTTCTCGTGATCGGAACGGGTATCTACGCCCGCTACGCCGTCGACGCACCCTACTTCCAGTACGTGACACGAGGGATCGACGAGCGCGAAGCTCGAGGATATGCCGAGGCTCGCGGACAGGAACTGTTCCCGAGCGGCGATACGATGGGATCAGTTCGTCGGGCGGCGAGTATCCCGCGGACGTGGATCCTCGTCGCCCTGTTTTTCACGTCGTTCGGGGGCTTTCTCGCGCTGACCGTCTGGTATCCCTCCTACTGGAGTTCGTTACACGGCCTCGACGCCCGGACGGCCGGTCCGTTGACTGCGGCGTCGTTCACGCTGTTGTCGGCGCTCGTTCGCGCCGGCGGCGCGATCAGCGATCGGTTCGGCGGCGAAGCGACCGCGATCGCGAGCTTCGGAACGATCGCAATCGCGACGGCGATCTTGATCGTCGCCCGCAACTTCTCGCTCGCACTCGCTGCGACCGTCCTGCTCGGAGCCGGCATGGGTGTCGGTAGCGCGGCCGTCTTCCAACTGGTTCCGCGGTACGTCCCCGACACCGTCGGCGGTGCCTCGGGACTCATCGGCGGGCTCGGCGCGTTCGGCGGTTTCGTCGTGCCACCCGTTCTCGGACTGTTCGTCGATTTCCAGGGTGCGTCGGGCTACGCGACCGGGTTCGTCGTCTACCTCGTGCTCAGCATCGTCGCGCTCGGGCTCTCGAGTATGCTGTACCGCGCTACGCCGACGCCGACACCGGGATCCTCGGTACCCGCCGACGACTGA
- the nasA gene encoding assimilatory nitrate reductase NasA, translated as MTELVPTTCMRCAVGCGHVQRAVEQGYGLDVVRGNAAHPVNNGLACQRGISETVDPGGEWLTRPLVRRDGELVPTTWETALERAAEGLDAALESGSDGVAVLGSGQQTNEAAYALGKLARGGFGTRYYDANTTLCMASAVTAYYDAFGSDAPPPTYDDIPEAETHLVWGANPAAAHPVMFRWINQSAAEDDSELIVVDPIESETAEIADLHVPLEPGGDLDLARAILARVVETDRVDEDFVTEATDGFGDLCARLPDAAAAAAAAGISLEDVDRIAAALEDPTLCYWGMGINQSVNGTAAAGALIDLCLATGNLRPGSGPFSLTGQANSMGTRVCSSKGSWPGHRPFTDPEHRETVAETWDVPVSRLPDDAGPGPVGIVDAIGDDVEAVYAVATNPVAGMPDANRVREKLEDAFLVVQDAFDSETVELADVVLPAATWGESEGTTTNMERTVSRVRAATALPSGIKTDLELIGAVADRLVPDLFETPLEPNSTFEELAALTAGTPADLSGISYERLEAEVAVRWPAPAPDVSAGYRYYEGPADDDVDGEAVADDREESWSFPTPSGRAQFSTGETRPLPEVADEEFPLTLTTARRPDAYNTGVRTRESAPPTARVSPATAASLADELRERERPDAADGDAADEQYTRIVSRRGSITVRVDADESIPDGVVWLPIHHPAVNELTVPAVDPRSKEPNFKQCAVRLEAPRERDVAVVPEMSA; from the coding sequence GTGACAGAGCTCGTGCCGACGACGTGTATGCGGTGTGCGGTCGGCTGTGGCCACGTCCAGCGGGCCGTCGAGCAGGGGTACGGCCTCGACGTCGTCCGGGGCAACGCCGCCCACCCGGTCAACAACGGCCTCGCCTGCCAGCGCGGAATCAGCGAGACCGTCGATCCCGGCGGCGAATGGCTGACCCGCCCGCTCGTCCGACGGGACGGCGAACTGGTTCCGACGACCTGGGAGACGGCCCTGGAGCGGGCAGCCGAAGGCCTCGATGCGGCGCTCGAGAGCGGAAGCGACGGCGTCGCCGTTCTCGGGAGCGGCCAGCAGACGAACGAGGCCGCCTACGCGCTGGGCAAACTCGCCCGCGGCGGCTTCGGCACCCGGTACTACGACGCCAACACGACGCTGTGTATGGCGTCGGCCGTCACGGCCTACTACGACGCCTTCGGGAGCGACGCGCCACCGCCGACGTACGACGACATCCCCGAGGCCGAGACCCACCTCGTCTGGGGGGCGAATCCGGCCGCCGCCCACCCCGTCATGTTCCGGTGGATCAACCAGTCCGCCGCCGAAGACGACTCCGAACTGATCGTCGTCGATCCCATCGAGAGCGAGACCGCCGAGATCGCCGACCTCCACGTTCCCCTCGAGCCGGGTGGCGACCTCGACCTCGCCCGCGCGATCCTCGCTCGAGTCGTCGAAACCGATCGCGTCGACGAGGACTTCGTCACCGAAGCGACCGACGGATTCGGCGACCTGTGCGCACGACTCCCCGACGCGGCCGCGGCTGCCGCCGCCGCCGGCATCTCGCTCGAGGACGTCGATCGGATCGCCGCGGCGCTCGAGGATCCGACCCTGTGTTACTGGGGCATGGGAATCAACCAGAGCGTCAACGGGACGGCGGCCGCGGGCGCGCTGATCGACCTCTGTCTGGCTACGGGGAACCTGCGACCCGGCTCGGGGCCGTTCTCGCTGACCGGTCAGGCGAACTCGATGGGGACCCGCGTCTGCTCGTCGAAGGGGTCCTGGCCCGGTCACCGGCCGTTTACCGACCCCGAGCACCGCGAGACGGTCGCCGAGACGTGGGACGTTCCCGTCTCGCGACTCCCCGACGACGCCGGCCCCGGCCCGGTCGGCATCGTCGACGCCATCGGCGACGACGTCGAGGCCGTCTACGCGGTCGCGACCAACCCCGTCGCCGGCATGCCCGACGCCAACCGCGTCCGCGAGAAACTCGAGGACGCCTTCCTCGTCGTTCAGGACGCCTTCGACAGCGAGACGGTCGAGCTCGCCGACGTCGTCCTCCCCGCGGCGACCTGGGGCGAGTCCGAGGGAACGACGACCAACATGGAACGCACCGTCTCGCGTGTCCGAGCCGCGACGGCCCTCCCGTCGGGTATCAAGACTGACCTCGAGTTGATCGGCGCGGTCGCCGACCGACTCGTCCCCGACCTCTTCGAGACGCCGCTCGAGCCGAACTCGACGTTCGAGGAACTGGCGGCGCTGACCGCCGGCACCCCCGCGGACCTCTCGGGGATCAGCTACGAGCGACTCGAGGCCGAGGTCGCAGTCCGGTGGCCCGCGCCCGCGCCGGACGTCTCGGCGGGGTACCGCTACTACGAGGGACCGGCGGACGACGACGTCGACGGCGAGGCCGTCGCGGACGACCGCGAGGAGTCGTGGTCGTTCCCGACGCCGTCCGGTCGGGCGCAGTTCTCGACGGGCGAGACGCGGCCGCTACCCGAGGTGGCCGACGAGGAGTTCCCGCTGACGCTGACGACGGCCCGTCGTCCCGACGCGTACAACACGGGCGTCCGGACCCGCGAGTCGGCCCCGCCGACGGCCCGCGTCAGCCCCGCGACGGCCGCCTCGCTCGCGGATGAACTCAGAGAGCGGGAGCGACCTGACGCGGCCGACGGCGACGCGGCGGACGAACAGTACACCCGGATCGTCTCCCGACGCGGCTCGATCACCGTTCGCGTCGACGCCGACGAGTCGATCCCCGACGGCGTCGTCTGGCTGCCGATCCACCACCCCGCGGTCAACGAACTCACCGTCCCGGCCGTCGACCCGCGCTCGAAGGAGCCCAACTTCAAGCAGTGTGCGGTGCGCCTCGAGGCGCCCCGCGAGCGAGACGTCGCGGTTGTCCCGGAAATGAGCGCCTGA
- the tatC gene encoding twin-arginine translocase subunit TatC, translating to MSDEPLDGGTDEDPVDELEEPQGTPEERLPTDDGENDPDAVPPVETDGEGVVGDHHEPGGESAYPDPDDDIGGISTPPDDEEMPLADHIEEMILRLAVVLLFGSAGTALGLLFASDALEYIWLNVFPYAEGEVPPPHVYHPLELWLTRIKLSALLGIMVALPMFVYQCYRFMKPGLYPNERKYYLAAVPMSVVLAAGGMLFSYILVLPVLFQYFTFYAEGSANIAYALGDTFNLIITLTGFLAIVFQIPLFIMLAIMMGVTTRRWLAQKRLYFWAAFAGLSFMFTMDPTMMAPILVAVTMILLFEGTLLILKWVGRE from the coding sequence ATGTCGGACGAGCCGTTGGACGGCGGGACCGACGAGGACCCCGTCGACGAACTCGAGGAGCCGCAGGGGACGCCCGAGGAGCGGCTGCCGACCGATGACGGCGAGAACGATCCCGACGCCGTGCCACCGGTCGAAACCGATGGCGAGGGTGTCGTCGGCGATCACCACGAACCCGGCGGCGAATCCGCCTATCCCGACCCCGACGACGATATCGGCGGCATCTCGACGCCGCCGGACGACGAGGAGATGCCGCTTGCCGATCACATCGAGGAGATGATCCTCCGGCTGGCGGTCGTCCTGCTCTTTGGCTCAGCCGGGACCGCGCTCGGACTGTTGTTCGCGTCCGACGCACTCGAGTACATCTGGCTCAACGTCTTCCCCTACGCGGAGGGGGAGGTTCCGCCGCCGCACGTGTACCATCCGCTCGAGCTGTGGCTGACCCGGATCAAGCTCTCGGCGTTGCTGGGAATCATGGTGGCGTTACCGATGTTCGTCTACCAGTGTTACCGATTCATGAAACCGGGGCTCTATCCCAACGAGCGCAAGTACTACCTCGCGGCGGTGCCGATGAGCGTCGTCCTCGCCGCGGGCGGGATGTTGTTTTCGTACATACTCGTCTTGCCGGTGCTCTTCCAGTACTTTACGTTCTACGCCGAGGGAAGCGCGAACATCGCGTACGCGCTCGGCGACACGTTCAACCTCATCATCACGCTGACCGGTTTCCTCGCGATCGTCTTCCAGATCCCGCTGTTCATCATGCTCGCGATCATGATGGGCGTGACCACCCGGCGGTGGCTGGCACAGAAGCGGCTCTACTTCTGGGCCGCCTTCGCGGGGCTCTCGTTCATGTTCACGATGGACCCGACGATGATGGCTCCCATCCTCGTCGCGGTCACGATGATCCTGCTGTTCGAGGGAACGTTGCTCATCCTGAAGTGGGTCGGGCGGGAGTAA